TTCTTATAAATAGTACAGTACtattaaattttgcaactatgttattaaatcattcaaaattattaacttcctTAAAATATGATGATGTTagtcttatatatttaatattgttatacgtgtactttattataaaaattatgtatattattgtCATTCGGCTAGTTTGTcttgacataaaaattgaataaataaataaaataacagccTCATATACCAAgtgaagatataaaaaaatagaaaataaattaatcaaaaacaaattacgtaaaaattaagtaattaatttaaagtaaatacTACGTAAATAATTAAGTCACGCGTACTTTATTgttttttgaatatattttcttttttaactttaaaaaattgtaaagttgAGATTTTACGCCGCTACTACcacagaaagttttttttcacatttttaaactacgaatatgtttttttgtaaactggccgaaaaaaaaattatgcacCATTTCACCTTTAGATCACCAAAATTTCGAAttcttaaaagtaaaaaggcgtataattaaagacatacgcccttttacctttgtaattttttttttcaattttaagcgtAGAATGTGTCTACTACTCGattggcaaaaaaaaagttatacgcccttttacctttgcaaaggtaaaagggcgcataaatttttataagcccttttacctttaggCACGCGATTTATTTCGACTCtttaattgttcaaaaaacattaaaaagtGTAAATACACTTTTAAAATGTCGCAAGAATAGAAACAAAATccctaaatttaaaaaaattaaaccacACGCGGGTCGTAAATAAGAATACATTAACTCGAGTTATTTACTTATATCTACACCAAAATAATGTGACATACAGTGCATTATTTACAAgctaattttcattttaatttagagcagaagtattttttttttaattttaaaaaatatcatatttaattactatgacactaaagttagccgacgttttaaaatttttaatttttttttatttattaaattggaacaaaaaaatattttttaaaaattgcactcaagttttttacaaatgaaatttttttttctcatccttgtttaataaaaaaaattattaaaatttttagatgtcggctaactcaattttaatttaattacttacatttttttgaagaaaaatcgatgatttttattttaaaattgtctttGGTTTACAATTTTAGTAAACAACACTCTTAACCTCaaagatataaatttatacaaattataattatttgtgtaaaatactaatattttactttaaatactaatatttagaattaaaaaatttttctcactcactttaaaaatatataataataaattatataaataaatatccaagttttataaaaatttatctctaaACTCATAAAAACGTTTATCTGcacacaaataataaaaaaagaatttagcGATCAGCTGATTGCTCGAATTTCGATGAATAACTCCCGCCATCTAGTGGCTCaactaaaaattacttttttatgtcAAAATTTTCCTTGTCAGCTGTTagcaatattttctttttctagAGAGCAGCACTTTGACATTTAAACCCCAAAATATCAGCTGATCGCTTTtcagtgtcaaaaaaaatgtaataaataaaaaaatactttttatttctgtGATTAATctaacaattatttacaaaataatttataatgaataatttaaagtgaaaaaaaaattaacactgaccttaaaatgattttcgtaatgttttttaattttaaaacgagTTAAATGTTTATGTCATCGGTAACTCATATAAAAGTACGTCAAAAGCGCAATgagttgttatttaaataataataaatatttttaatactcaaAAATTACTCAGTAAGTTGTGATGTGCAAAGACTATTTATGAGTAATCTTtaatattctaataaatatttatggttGTCAATTTAACCTCAATCATAGTTAaagttctacaaaaaaaaaaaaaaaaattactaacataataattaattagtgaaTCACAACACTTGTGTACATTTTTTCTGTCTGTGATCATAAAGagtattaaaagtttatttataatttgttttgaTAACCATGAGTCCATCGGCTGTCATGTTATCAACAATTTACTAAATCTTCATTAAGGAATTTATTAATGTCTGCTGATAAGACATTAATTCATGTGATGACGACACGGTATTCATTCGGAGTAGGTTAGAAAAGAGAAAAGTtcatttatcataataaataaaaattttatgtatttaatttaattattattaaaaaaacaattattttattaataaataatcatgaaTAGAATGCGCTTAAATTCGGATTATATTCCGCTGATTGATGAAGAAGCACCGCGTTATCGAATAGTCATtccgtttaaaaaattagcatGGTTCACGGTCGCTCTACCATTTTTCGGATTTATTTTCTGTATTGTGTGGTCTGttacttataattttgaaCATGCTACTTCAACTCACTGCaatgtaagtaaatatttataaatattgtgtCAATacttgtgtaatttttttgtaataattatatttattttataggtaTACAACGTTTTGCCGTCGATATCTGCGGCTATTGGTCACTATGAACCGCAGAGAGATGTTTGGAAAACAGCAATTGCTATCCAAGCAGTTATTAGAGCTTTAATATTTGTTAtgtactattattattatcaacaaaCTACGTACAGATGGGCACAAGGAGTTGTTAACATTGCGCTGTTTAGTTATgctgttgaaaatatttcattggTTACACTGAGCTTCTGGACTTCTAATCAAAACTACGGTATTTTCTTtctcataataaatttctttaattattttatttattttacttctgGTATACCCTCTATAGAGATGCATGACACCTGTGCATAGACatcagaaaaatataataatatttaatagtatATGCATCaagtttaacaattattagttattgCAATGTACAAAGTATTAAGTTTTCTTGTGACtaattatacaatataataatttgcaatgtaatataatattttattttataattcaataaggtaaaagacccagttattgacactggcctagttgttcGACACTcgcaattttattcttattaaaaaaattaaatattctcaaaaaatcaattttcttaaaatttataattcaaaaattatatttattaatttattagaattgattatttttttttttttattaaaataaaattgcaagtgtcaataactaggccagtgtcaataacttggtcttttaccttagatCTAATCTACTTCCCAAAATTCTTGCtcaataatctttttttttacaatcaaaagattttaaattgttgGGAAGtagattgaaatattttattgccataaaaaacacatttttggtacttaaagttttattaattcttggtaacactcatcaagagctttcatttgagtccccacatgcatttttatatatttttcatatatacatatatataaatatatagattatttgaaaaatgatgtgggtactcaaatgaaaggtcttgatgagtgtaacatcgggatgagcttatacctttaaaaatatcaatagttcacaagatatttgttaaaatgctctgtactttcttaaatattgacgttttcaaagatataagctcatcccgatgtaacactcatcaagagctttcatttgagtacccacatgcattttgatatatttttcatatatagaatatttgaaaaaatgaggtgggtacttaaatgaaaggtctcgatgagtgtaacatcgggatgagcttatgtctttaaaaatatcaatagttcacgaaatacaaggtcatttcttaattattgacattttttaagatataagctcatcccgatgttacactcgtcaagagctttcatttgagtacccacatgcatttttatatatttttcatatatacatgtatataatatatataaatatatgaaaaattgatgtgagtattcaaatgaaagctcttgataagtgtaacatcagaatgagcttatatctttaaaaatgtcaatagttcacaagatacaaggtcatttcttaattattgacattttttaagatataagctcatcccgatgttacactcatcaagagttttcatttgagtacccacatgcatttttgatatatttttcatatatccatatatataatatatataaatatataaaatatatgaaaaattgatgtgggtactcaaatgaaaggtctcaatgagtgtaacatcgggatgagcttatatctttaaaaatgtcaatagttcacacgatataaggtcatttcttaattatgtacttTTGCtaattctcttaataatatagatagaTTAACATACGtactttttaatatcattGCGCGTGAGCTCCGGAATAAATTTCTGCAAGTCCTTGACAGCCAGTGAGTAAAAGAGCGACTTAACTATTTCCTTACATCCAGGAACAATATACAGAATGTATTTCTTTAATCcgattaaatttatcatgaaaaaaaataaaaatttttgatttatgaaaatagttagatgtaaaattttttttgactataatttaattttaaaaatctaaaaatttccttttcggtttaaaaattaattattaagcaagttaattaccaaataatatttttttttagctttccACAAATTATCCTTCatcacatttttattaatgtccTTCGTGCATATGATGGTAGCAACTTATATATGCAAAAACTGCCGAAGTACACCTCGAGATGCCTCAGAATTAAAATCAAGTGTCTTAAAAGTTCGAGCTATGCTTCTGAACGTCATATCAATTTTATCAGCTTGTTATTTCTTCTGGAGGCACAATCGATACTGCGAACCTTTTGGTATTTATGCttctattatcaaaattttacaaccGTTGTTATCAGTACCGATAttcaataaacatttattatttcagttTACTCAATGTTCGCTTTCTCAGAATACATGGTAGTTATGACCAACATGCTGTTCCATTTAACAGCAGCATGGGATTTTGCTGAAAGGAGGCTATTAATATCTACCAGAGGTCTGAGAGTTGTTTGAgtaataagtaaatatttataaaataaatatattgtaCAATGTACATATGTAAGTACTATTACTGGTGATTAACGCGTAGTATATTTTCATACTATCCGTGATTATTCTGCTCACAATCAAATATCACCGATGACTTTTGTCAATACAACGAATAATTAgtgtaatttttatcagtCAATTGGGAATAGTTATTAATtgtagagtaaaaaaaaattatatctgtaaaataaagtgtatatatt
This genomic interval from Cotesia glomerata isolate CgM1 linkage group LG1, MPM_Cglom_v2.3, whole genome shotgun sequence contains the following:
- the LOC123275148 gene encoding post-GPI attachment to proteins factor 2-like isoform X1, encoding MNRMRLNSDYIPLIDEEAPRYRIVIPFKKLAWFTVALPFFGFIFCIVWSVTYNFEHATSTHCNVYNVLPSISAAIGHYEPQRDVWKTAIAIQAVIRALIFVMYYYYYQQTTYRWAQGVVNIALFSYAVENISLVTLSFWTSNQNYAFHKLSFITFLLMSFVHMMVATYICKNCRSTPRDASELKSSVLKVRAMLLNVISILSACYFFWRHNRYCEPFVYSMFAFSEYMVVMTNMLFHLTAAWDFAERRLLISTRGLRVV
- the LOC123275148 gene encoding post-GPI attachment to proteins factor 2-like isoform X2, yielding MRLNSDYIPLIDEEAPRYRIVIPFKKLAWFTVALPFFGFIFCIVWSVTYNFEHATSTHCNVYNVLPSISAAIGHYEPQRDVWKTAIAIQAVIRALIFVMYYYYYQQTTYRWAQGVVNIALFSYAVENISLVTLSFWTSNQNYAFHKLSFITFLLMSFVHMMVATYICKNCRSTPRDASELKSSVLKVRAMLLNVISILSACYFFWRHNRYCEPFVYSMFAFSEYMVVMTNMLFHLTAAWDFAERRLLISTRGLRVV